A stretch of the Neodiprion lecontei isolate iyNeoLeco1 chromosome 4, iyNeoLeco1.1, whole genome shotgun sequence genome encodes the following:
- the LOC107226673 gene encoding uncharacterized protein LOC107226673 translates to MAPSSRIVSLLITCSLTVFVTYPARGAEISSKIDLDEELTTPPSTLSTSVLKAYVDINQGGGLGPKPQRISSKQPPRGFGQPAGRPANNHEDDDDENEFVSIDDLFEGNRQQIHQNPLTGSPAGNRQGFYGTESGVRPTIINNIHVTINANDSGPGVNGCKNGVCDVRVSSKPDAEGNVITNVHLSVVTKLNKPPVQVTDVPVIEGTAGLPSPDFDQLPAFHFVDQNVRHTGSFFDNNIPQIPIHRQDVDSWYHQPQPLFQRARPVWYYGRNLDRGFKESRGSWQGPRGWTETGNWGIIDDKIDPPLSKTKLSNERD, encoded by the exons ATGGCTCCCAGTTCGCGGATCGTTTCCCTGCTAATTACCTGCAGCCTTACCGTTTTCGTAACTTATCCGGCCCGCGGGGCTGAAATATCGTCGAAAATTGACCTCGACGAGGAGCTGACCACACCGCCGTCCACCTTAAGCACCTCCGTGCTGAAGGCGTACGTCGACATCAATCAGGGCGGAGGACTCGGCCCTAAACCCCAACGAATCTCTTCGAAACAGCCGCCACGTGGATTCGGACAACCCGCAGGGAGGCCGGCCAATAACCATGAGGACGATGACGACGAGAACGAGTTCGTCAGCATCGATGATCTGTTCGAGGGAAACAGGCAGCAGATTCATCAGAACCCTTTGACCGGTTCACCCGCCGGCAACCGTCAG GGATTTTACGGAACTGAGTCTGGAGTTAGGCCAACGATTATAAACAACATTCACGTAACAATAAACGCCAACGACTCCGGGCCCGGAGTGAACGGCTGCAAAAATGGCGTCTGTGACGTCAGGGTATCCTCGAAACCCGACGCCGAGGGAAACGTGATAACAAATGTTCACCTGAGCGTCGTCACCAAGTTGAATAAGCCGCCGGTGCAGGTTACCGATGTTCCTGTGATTGAAGGAACGGCGGGATTACCAAGTCCCGATTTCGATCAGCTCCCGGCTTTTCACTTTGTCGATCAAAATGTTCGGCATACTGGCTCCTTCTTCGACAACAACATTCCTCAG ATTCCAATTCACAGACAGGACGTTGACTCCTGGTATCACCAGCCGCAACCCCTTTTTCAGAGAGCTAGACCCGTTTGGTACTACGGGAGAAATTTGGACCGAGGTTTCAAAGAGTCTCGCGGATCTTGGCAAGGCCCTCGTGGGTGGACGGAGACCGGAAATTGGGGAATTATTGACGATAAAATCGATCCACCCCTCAGCAAAACGAAACTCAGCAACGAACGGGATTGA
- the LOC107227344 gene encoding tyrosine-protein kinase Dnt isoform X1: MVSTLFKLAICFLILRQGAGNFNLFLSQAEVRKLMGLQAELYYVRSGVINEYAMTFVVPVPAQVHKLHFTWESLAGRPLPYAMSVNISNPSALTSSLNVSQVGEIPIGGVQTWALSLNCGPYDAEVDLALRIDVSRSRYNTTSVVLRRKKICLKDNGYPGPEEVLVAAPGSSSSGQIFYASIGCACAFVAAICVLVIAYYVRDKKTRRHRDPLQESRGLSSACSVERGAGVGPAQTFLPPETPPPLSAASTSSYRRLDDRPSRELHERIQEITVQRCRVRLLSIELEGTFGRVYRGSYHEEGAQAPRDVLVKTAAEHASQSQVALLLREGLALYGLSHSALLPVLGVSIEDRGAPFLLYPHTGYRNMKRFLVRCKLSSEGPPRALTTQGVVEMALQAAKGAQYLHKKRLVHRDLAARNCVVDDDLRVQITDNALARDLFPQDYHCLGDNENRPIKWLAIESLTNKTFTTASDVWAFGVLLWELTTLAQQPYVEVDPFEMAAYLRDGYRLAQPINCPDELFAVMAYCWAMSADERPTFSQLIVCLQDFHTQLTRYV; encoded by the exons GGCTTCAGGCCGAGCTTTACTACGTTCGCAGCGGTGTAATCAACGAGTATGCAATGACGTTCGTGGTCCCGGTACCGGCGCAGGTTCACAAGCTGCACTTTACATGGGAAAGTCTAGCAGGTAGACCG CTACCTTATGCAATGTCGGTGAACATCAGCAACCCGTCGGCGTTAACCAGTTCCTTGAACGTCTCTCAAGTTGGTGAAATTCCAATAGGCGGAGTGCAAACTTGGGCCTTGTCTCTAAACTGTGGGCCATACGACGCAGAGGTTGATCTTGCGCTTCGCATCGACGTTTCGCGGTCTCGTTATAACACAACGAGCGTAGTTCTTCGCCGGAAGAAAATATGCCTGAAGGATAACGGGTATCCCGGGCCGGAAGAAGTCCTCGTTGCTGCCCCCGGGTCCAGTTCCAGTGGCCAGATATTTTACGCCTCCATAGGCTGCGCTTGCGCCTTCGTTGCGGCCATATGTGTTCTCGTCATCGCGTACTATGTGAGGGACAAGAAGACCCGAAGACATAGAGATCCTCTGCA AGAGTCACGGGGCCTCAGCTCTGCCTGCAGCGTAGAAAGGGGCGCGGGTGTTGGTCCAGCTCAGACCTTCTTACCTCCGGAAACACCCCCGCCTTTGTCGGCTGCTTCAACCTCCAGTTACAGGAGATTGGACGACAGACCCAGCCGAGAACTGCACGAAAGGATCCAGGAGATAACCGTTCAAAG GTGCAGAGTTCGCCTACTGAGCATCGAACTTGAGGGCACTTTTGGTCGAGTATACAGGGGCAGCTATCACGAGGAAGGCGCTCAGGCGCCGAGGGACGTTCTCGTCAAAACTGCCGCCGAACACGCCTCTCAATCACAG GTCGCTTTGTTGCTTCGCGAGGGTTTGGCTTTATACGGACTCAGTCATTCGGCACTGCTCCCAGTCTTGGGTGTCTCCATTGAAGACAGAGGCGCGCCGTTCCTCTTGTATCCGCACACCGGCTACAGGAACATGAAGAGGTTTTTGGTCAGATGCAAATTGAGCAGCGAAGGCCCCCCCAGAGCTCTTACTACTCAGGGTGTTGTAGAGATGGCTCTACAGGCTGCCAAAGGTGCTCAGTACCTCCACAAGAAACGCCTCGTGCACAGAGACTTGGCCGCGAGAAACTGCGT agTGGACGACGACTTGAGAGTCCAGATAACGGACAACGCTTTGGCCAGAGATTTGTTTCCTCAGGATTACCATTGCCTGGGTGACAATGAAAACCGTCCGATCAAATGGCTAGCCATAGAAAGTCTGACAAACAAAACATTTACAACTGCTTCAGACGTG tGGGCCTTTGGCGTTCTTCTATGGGAGTTGACCACCCTGGCACAACAGCCGTACGTCGAAGTCGATCCCTTCGAAATGGCCGCGTACCTGAGGGACGGATACAGATTGGCGCAGCCGATAAATTGTCCGGATGAGCTTTTCGCCGTGATGGCATACTGCTGGGCGATGTCCGCTGACGAGAGGCCGACTTTCAGCCAGCTAATTGTGTGCCTGCAGGATTTTCACACGCAACTGACGAGATACGTCTGA
- the LOC107227344 gene encoding tyrosine-protein kinase Dnt isoform X2 gives MVSTLFKLAICFLILRQGAGNFNLFLSQAEVRKLMGLQAELYYVRSGVINEYAMTFVVPVPAQVHKLHFTWESLAGRPLPYAMSVNISNPSALTSSLNVSQVGEIPIGGVQTWALSLNCGPYDAEVDLALRIDVSRSRYNTTSVVLRRKKICLKDNGYPGPEEVLVAAPGSSSSGQIFYASIGCACAFVAAICVLVIAYYVRDKKTRRHRDPLQESRGLSSACSVERGAGVGPAQTFLPPETPPPLSAASTSSYRRLDDRPSRELHERIQEITVQRVRLLSIELEGTFGRVYRGSYHEEGAQAPRDVLVKTAAEHASQSQVALLLREGLALYGLSHSALLPVLGVSIEDRGAPFLLYPHTGYRNMKRFLVRCKLSSEGPPRALTTQGVVEMALQAAKGAQYLHKKRLVHRDLAARNCVVDDDLRVQITDNALARDLFPQDYHCLGDNENRPIKWLAIESLTNKTFTTASDVWAFGVLLWELTTLAQQPYVEVDPFEMAAYLRDGYRLAQPINCPDELFAVMAYCWAMSADERPTFSQLIVCLQDFHTQLTRYV, from the exons GGCTTCAGGCCGAGCTTTACTACGTTCGCAGCGGTGTAATCAACGAGTATGCAATGACGTTCGTGGTCCCGGTACCGGCGCAGGTTCACAAGCTGCACTTTACATGGGAAAGTCTAGCAGGTAGACCG CTACCTTATGCAATGTCGGTGAACATCAGCAACCCGTCGGCGTTAACCAGTTCCTTGAACGTCTCTCAAGTTGGTGAAATTCCAATAGGCGGAGTGCAAACTTGGGCCTTGTCTCTAAACTGTGGGCCATACGACGCAGAGGTTGATCTTGCGCTTCGCATCGACGTTTCGCGGTCTCGTTATAACACAACGAGCGTAGTTCTTCGCCGGAAGAAAATATGCCTGAAGGATAACGGGTATCCCGGGCCGGAAGAAGTCCTCGTTGCTGCCCCCGGGTCCAGTTCCAGTGGCCAGATATTTTACGCCTCCATAGGCTGCGCTTGCGCCTTCGTTGCGGCCATATGTGTTCTCGTCATCGCGTACTATGTGAGGGACAAGAAGACCCGAAGACATAGAGATCCTCTGCA AGAGTCACGGGGCCTCAGCTCTGCCTGCAGCGTAGAAAGGGGCGCGGGTGTTGGTCCAGCTCAGACCTTCTTACCTCCGGAAACACCCCCGCCTTTGTCGGCTGCTTCAACCTCCAGTTACAGGAGATTGGACGACAGACCCAGCCGAGAACTGCACGAAAGGATCCAGGAGATAACCGTTCAAAG AGTTCGCCTACTGAGCATCGAACTTGAGGGCACTTTTGGTCGAGTATACAGGGGCAGCTATCACGAGGAAGGCGCTCAGGCGCCGAGGGACGTTCTCGTCAAAACTGCCGCCGAACACGCCTCTCAATCACAG GTCGCTTTGTTGCTTCGCGAGGGTTTGGCTTTATACGGACTCAGTCATTCGGCACTGCTCCCAGTCTTGGGTGTCTCCATTGAAGACAGAGGCGCGCCGTTCCTCTTGTATCCGCACACCGGCTACAGGAACATGAAGAGGTTTTTGGTCAGATGCAAATTGAGCAGCGAAGGCCCCCCCAGAGCTCTTACTACTCAGGGTGTTGTAGAGATGGCTCTACAGGCTGCCAAAGGTGCTCAGTACCTCCACAAGAAACGCCTCGTGCACAGAGACTTGGCCGCGAGAAACTGCGT agTGGACGACGACTTGAGAGTCCAGATAACGGACAACGCTTTGGCCAGAGATTTGTTTCCTCAGGATTACCATTGCCTGGGTGACAATGAAAACCGTCCGATCAAATGGCTAGCCATAGAAAGTCTGACAAACAAAACATTTACAACTGCTTCAGACGTG tGGGCCTTTGGCGTTCTTCTATGGGAGTTGACCACCCTGGCACAACAGCCGTACGTCGAAGTCGATCCCTTCGAAATGGCCGCGTACCTGAGGGACGGATACAGATTGGCGCAGCCGATAAATTGTCCGGATGAGCTTTTCGCCGTGATGGCATACTGCTGGGCGATGTCCGCTGACGAGAGGCCGACTTTCAGCCAGCTAATTGTGTGCCTGCAGGATTTTCACACGCAACTGACGAGATACGTCTGA